The following coding sequences are from one Acidimicrobiales bacterium window:
- the gmd gene encoding GDP-mannose 4,6-dehydratase, with product MTRRALITGITGQDGSHLAELLLDKGYEVIGMVRRSSTVNFERIAHVQDRITFVPGDLLDEISMVNILREHRPDEVFNLAAQSFVQTSWGQPVLTGETTALGVTRILDAIRIVDPAIRFYQASSSEMFGKVREVPQCETTPFYPRSPYGVAKVYGHWITINYRESYDLHASSGILFNHEGPRRGLEFVTRKISNTVARIKLGQTDELRLGNLDAKRDWGFAGDYVEAMWLMLQQDQPDDYVVSTGETHSVQEFCELAFGHVDLDWQQYVKQDERFMRPAEVDLLVGDPSKARKVLGWEPKVSFAELVTMMVDADLALLSGELDRLSRPNS from the coding sequence ATGACCCGACGCGCGCTCATCACCGGCATCACCGGCCAGGACGGATCCCACCTCGCAGAGCTGCTGCTCGACAAGGGCTACGAGGTGATCGGCATGGTACGCCGCTCGAGCACGGTGAACTTCGAGCGCATCGCCCACGTGCAGGATCGGATCACGTTCGTGCCCGGCGACCTGCTCGACGAGATCTCGATGGTGAACATCTTGCGGGAGCACCGGCCCGACGAGGTGTTCAACCTGGCTGCCCAGTCGTTCGTGCAGACGTCGTGGGGCCAGCCGGTGCTCACCGGCGAGACGACGGCGCTCGGCGTCACCCGCATCCTCGACGCGATCCGCATCGTCGACCCGGCGATCCGCTTCTACCAGGCGTCGTCGTCAGAGATGTTCGGCAAGGTCCGCGAAGTGCCGCAGTGCGAGACCACGCCGTTCTACCCGCGCAGCCCCTACGGGGTGGCCAAGGTGTACGGCCACTGGATCACGATCAACTACCGCGAGAGCTACGACCTGCACGCCAGCTCCGGCATCTTGTTCAACCACGAAGGTCCACGGCGAGGGCTCGAGTTCGTGACCCGCAAGATCTCCAACACCGTTGCGCGCATCAAGCTCGGGCAGACCGACGAGCTGCGCCTCGGCAACCTCGACGCCAAGCGCGACTGGGGTTTCGCAGGCGACTACGTCGAGGCGATGTGGTTGATGCTGCAGCAGGATCAGCCCGACGACTACGTCGTGTCCACCGGCGAGACGCACTCCGTGCAGGAGTTCTGCGAGCTGGCGTTCGGCCACGTCGATCTCGACTGGCAGCAGTACGTGAAGCAGGACGAGCGGTTCATGCGACCGGCCGAAGTCGATCTGCTGGTGGGTGACCCGAGCAAAGCGCGCAAGGTGCTCGGCTGGGAGCCCAAAGTCAGCTTCGCCGAGCTGGTGACCATGATGGTCGACGCCGACTTGGCGCTGCTGTCGGGCGAGCTCGACCGCTTGAGCCGCCCGAACTCCTGA
- a CDS encoding glycosyltransferase, whose product MLSGPTLLAALNAAAFLLCVAFLAYVVMIIVPYLRHRPGEPGDAAAFDWHLLIPALDEQYVIEATVVELRRSFPDAHLWVVDDASADRTPAIVQRLATELADVHVVTRELPEARQGKGPALNAGYRAIAAFVGDEVDSDRVIVGVVDADARLDPACCSIVAGDGCFGDPAVGAVQIEVRVTDHLDAPGGPLSELQRDSMLIRLQDLEFAGPIAGMQLLRRKVDSVGMGGNGQFSRLSVLREIGGPEAEPWHGALLEDFELGIHVLLAGHRNEYCHDTWVAQEGLKSLRPLLRQRSRWSQGSMQCIRYLWPVMRSMKVSTAGALEIAYFLCLPWLQLIGGLVYSGVTAVALYYLATSPGGFMGWFRGGAWGILPLFLLFGLAPFMIWGPIHKRRNAPNLSWPQAFATAAVNVGYTYFHHLAVWWAFIRLVASRHDWKKTERLVPRLAHGPLPGFARRLAGGFSTRGSFARRRPTVALRPAVASPYQSQLQSVYPAAALAAPADESPRPVLVTGRFARRTTITAPTVSVSTREET is encoded by the coding sequence GTGCTTAGCGGCCCCACGCTGCTGGCGGCGCTGAACGCCGCGGCGTTCTTGTTGTGCGTCGCGTTCCTCGCGTACGTCGTGATGATCATCGTGCCGTACTTGCGGCACCGGCCCGGCGAGCCGGGCGACGCGGCTGCGTTCGATTGGCACCTGCTCATCCCCGCCCTCGACGAGCAGTACGTGATCGAGGCCACCGTCGTCGAGTTGCGCCGGTCCTTCCCGGATGCGCACCTGTGGGTGGTCGACGACGCGAGCGCCGACCGCACACCCGCCATCGTGCAACGGCTGGCCACCGAGTTGGCGGACGTCCACGTGGTGACGCGTGAGCTGCCCGAGGCCCGCCAGGGGAAGGGCCCTGCCTTGAACGCGGGCTATCGGGCCATCGCGGCCTTCGTCGGTGACGAGGTCGACAGTGACCGCGTGATCGTCGGTGTGGTCGACGCCGACGCGCGGCTCGACCCTGCGTGTTGCTCGATCGTGGCGGGCGACGGCTGCTTCGGCGACCCCGCCGTGGGTGCGGTGCAGATCGAGGTCCGGGTCACCGACCACCTCGACGCTCCCGGCGGCCCGCTCAGCGAGTTGCAGCGCGACTCCATGCTCATCCGGTTGCAGGACCTCGAGTTCGCCGGCCCGATCGCCGGCATGCAACTGCTGCGTCGCAAGGTCGACAGCGTGGGCATGGGCGGCAACGGCCAGTTCAGCCGCCTGTCCGTGCTGCGAGAGATCGGCGGGCCCGAGGCGGAACCATGGCACGGCGCGCTGCTCGAGGATTTCGAGCTCGGGATCCACGTCCTGCTCGCCGGCCACCGCAACGAGTACTGCCACGACACATGGGTGGCGCAGGAAGGCCTGAAGAGCTTGCGGCCCTTGTTGCGCCAGCGCAGTCGGTGGTCGCAGGGCTCGATGCAGTGCATCCGGTACTTGTGGCCGGTCATGCGGTCGATGAAGGTCTCGACGGCCGGCGCCCTCGAGATCGCGTACTTCTTGTGCCTGCCGTGGCTGCAGCTCATCGGTGGCCTGGTGTACAGCGGCGTCACCGCGGTTGCCCTCTACTACCTGGCCACCAGCCCGGGCGGGTTCATGGGCTGGTTCCGCGGCGGCGCCTGGGGCATCTTGCCGCTGTTCCTGCTGTTCGGCTTGGCGCCCTTCATGATCTGGGGCCCGATCCACAAGCGCCGCAACGCCCCCAACTTGTCGTGGCCTCAGGCGTTCGCCACTGCGGCCGTCAACGTCGGCTACACGTATTTCCACCACTTGGCCGTGTGGTGGGCGTTCATCCGGCTGGTGGCGTCGCGCCACGACTGGAAGAAGACGGAGCGGTTGGTGCCTCGGCTGGCGCACGGACCGCTGCCCGGCTTCGCCCGGCGCCTCGCCGGCGGGTTCAGCACCCGGGGTTCCTTCGCCCGGCGTCGGCCGACCGTCGCCCTGCGCCCCGCGGTCGCCTCGCCCTACCAGAGCCAGCTCCAGTCCGTCTATCCGGCAGCGGCCCTCGCCGCCCCGGCCGACGAATCGCCGCGACCGGTTCTCGTGACCGGCCGGTTCGCCCGTAGAACCACCATCACTGCACCGACTGTCTCAGTCTCAACGCGGGAGGAAACATGA
- a CDS encoding acyl-CoA synthetase: MTGLLGAPEGAIAVVMGSGETVTYGQLEDRSCRLAQRWWADGLRPGDHVALMMENHPRCFEVTWAALRSGLRITPINWHLTADEAGYIIDDCDATALVTSAKLAGVVAAAGSALDRVTSRLVADGDVPGFDRYENALAASPAERLEREVTGSWMFYSSGTTGRPKGIVHPVQEKPFGEVDQGLTLMLQGLFGFGSDSVYLSPAPLYHAAPIGWSIAVQRLGGTVVVMEKFDAEEVLELIERHRVTHAQFVPTHFIRLLKLPETVRTARDVSSLRAVIHAAAPCPVEVKSAMMDWLGPIVHEYYAGSEGNGFCYASPADWLAHPGTVGRSLLGPIHILDEDGTEQPVGEPGQIWFESGVSFEYHHDAAKTRESVNDKGWSSLGDIGTLDADGFLYLSDRVSHMIISGGVNIYPQEVENALAVHPAVADVAVIGVPDPEMGEQVKAVVELLDPDDASDELGAELIAYCRERLAAYKCPRSVDFVGELPRLPTGKLRKRDLRARYWPGAA; this comes from the coding sequence GTGACAGGACTGCTCGGCGCGCCGGAGGGCGCCATCGCGGTGGTGATGGGTTCCGGCGAGACGGTGACGTACGGCCAGCTCGAGGATCGGTCGTGCCGTCTCGCGCAGCGGTGGTGGGCAGATGGGCTGCGGCCCGGTGACCACGTGGCGCTGATGATGGAGAACCACCCGCGCTGCTTCGAGGTCACCTGGGCGGCGCTCCGCAGCGGTCTGCGGATCACGCCGATCAACTGGCACCTCACCGCCGACGAGGCCGGTTACATCATCGACGACTGCGACGCGACGGCGTTGGTGACATCAGCGAAGCTCGCCGGGGTGGTGGCGGCGGCCGGCTCGGCACTCGACCGCGTCACGAGTCGTCTCGTCGCCGACGGCGACGTGCCGGGCTTCGACCGGTATGAGAACGCCCTTGCCGCGAGTCCGGCCGAACGGCTCGAACGTGAGGTCACCGGTTCGTGGATGTTCTACAGCTCCGGTACGACGGGGCGACCCAAAGGCATCGTCCACCCGGTGCAGGAGAAGCCGTTCGGTGAGGTCGACCAGGGTCTCACGCTCATGCTGCAGGGCTTGTTCGGGTTCGGCTCCGACAGCGTGTACCTGTCGCCGGCACCGCTGTACCACGCCGCGCCGATCGGCTGGTCGATCGCCGTCCAGCGATTGGGCGGCACCGTGGTGGTCATGGAGAAGTTCGACGCGGAGGAGGTGCTCGAGCTGATCGAGCGACACCGCGTGACCCACGCGCAGTTCGTCCCCACTCATTTCATCCGCCTCCTCAAGTTGCCCGAGACCGTGCGCACCGCGCGCGACGTGTCGAGCCTCCGAGCCGTCATCCACGCCGCGGCCCCGTGCCCGGTCGAGGTGAAGTCGGCGATGATGGACTGGCTCGGCCCGATCGTGCACGAGTACTACGCCGGCAGCGAAGGCAACGGCTTCTGCTACGCCAGCCCGGCGGACTGGTTGGCCCACCCCGGCACGGTGGGTCGGTCGCTGCTCGGGCCGATCCACATCCTCGACGAGGACGGTACCGAGCAGCCGGTTGGCGAGCCGGGGCAGATCTGGTTCGAGAGCGGCGTCTCGTTCGAGTACCACCACGACGCGGCCAAGACCCGCGAGTCCGTCAACGACAAAGGGTGGAGCTCGCTGGGCGACATAGGGACGCTCGACGCCGACGGCTTCTTGTACCTGTCCGACCGCGTCTCGCACATGATCATCTCGGGCGGGGTCAACATCTACCCCCAGGAAGTCGAGAACGCGCTGGCGGTGCACCCGGCTGTCGCCGACGTCGCCGTCATCGGGGTGCCGGACCCCGAGATGGGTGAGCAGGTCAAGGCTGTCGTGGAGCTGTTGGACCCCGACGACGCCTCCGACGAGCTCGGCGCCGAGTTGATCGCGTATTGCCGGGAGCGGTTGGCGGCCTACAAGTGCCCGCGGTCGGTCGACTTCGTCGGCGAACTGCCGCGGCTGCCGACCGGCAAACTCCGCAAGCGCGATCTGCGAGCGCGCTACTGGCCCGGCGCGGCCTGA
- a CDS encoding choice-of-anchor P family protein: protein MKKPTHHRRARSRVFALVAFAAVGVLLMSVPAYADTSQSTGHAIDVTLLSIPTVDTGVYTAANDGTTETHTGNTAPSVGLLGSLGGVATAGALVQQARAFTDGTSAACAGAVGQGGLVQIGNDGTCTVTGAPSGGVSLLSGAIKADAVLEWCTADSSGNATAHAQIVNLQLANGTPINISLPNVNIPGIANLAISPATVAGSGGQVTATALHLDALSVLGTATGTSVNIGKVTCGVNAATSPIPSFPMEGLPIVGGIAVLAGGVLYVRKRRQRVAPVAS, encoded by the coding sequence ATGAAGAAGCCAACCCATCACCGACGCGCACGATCGAGGGTGTTCGCCCTGGTCGCGTTCGCCGCCGTCGGCGTGCTGTTGATGTCCGTGCCGGCGTATGCCGACACCTCGCAATCGACCGGGCACGCCATCGACGTCACCTTGCTCAGCATCCCGACCGTCGACACCGGCGTCTACACCGCCGCCAACGACGGCACTACCGAGACCCACACCGGCAACACCGCTCCTTCGGTGGGCCTGTTGGGCTCACTCGGTGGCGTGGCCACCGCCGGCGCCTTGGTCCAGCAAGCTCGGGCGTTCACCGATGGCACTTCGGCTGCTTGCGCCGGCGCCGTCGGCCAGGGCGGCCTGGTCCAGATCGGCAACGACGGCACCTGCACCGTGACGGGCGCACCCTCCGGTGGCGTGTCGCTGCTGAGCGGGGCCATCAAGGCCGACGCCGTCCTGGAGTGGTGCACGGCTGACTCGTCGGGCAACGCCACGGCGCACGCGCAGATCGTCAACCTGCAACTGGCCAACGGCACGCCGATCAACATCTCGCTGCCCAACGTCAACATCCCGGGCATCGCCAACTTGGCGATCTCCCCGGCCACGGTGGCCGGTAGCGGTGGCCAGGTCACCGCGACCGCGCTGCACCTCGACGCGCTGAGCGTGTTGGGAACGGCCACGGGCACCTCGGTGAACATCGGCAAGGTGACGTGCGGCGTCAACGCCGCGACCAGCCCGATCCCGTCGTTCCCGATGGAGGGTCTGCCGATCGTCGGTGGCATCGCCGTGCTCGCCGGTGGCGTCTTGTACGTGCGCAAGCGGCGTCAACGCGTCGCTCCCGTCGCGTCCTGA
- a CDS encoding acyl-CoA dehydrogenase, with translation MSIAITDDHAALAASVAGFLEQHRSRAAARALLDGAPDALPEFWAEAAALGWLGLAIPEAHGGSGFGLPEAVIVAEQLGAAIAPGPFVPTMIAGAVLSAAGSTEQRARHLPGLAAGTTVGAVATAGDVELRGATGAKTAHGNAGVVVSGGLADLLLVAAGADLAIIDASGAGVDITVPTNLDPTRPSARVQLDGARADVVPGGRRILIDLARVLFAAEATGIARACTDQAAAYAKERKQFGRVIATFQAVKHHCANMAVATELATAAVWDAARAAASDGDQLTYLAAVAASLAVTAAELDAQLNTQVHGGIGFTWEHDAHLYLRRASTLMSVVDPVVAATEVTDQARAGTTRDGHIELPPEAEPIRAEVQKFLAGLDGLDADARRDALIESGYAMPHWPKPWGRDASAVEQLVIEQEFTSAGVQRPQLGITGWVILTLIQHATDDQVTRWVRPALNQELIWCQLFSEPDAGSDAAGITTRGTRVDGGWLVNGQKVWTSGAHQAAFGLATIRTNPDVPKHEGITTMVIDLHAEGVEVRRLKMPTGDSEFNEVFFNDVFVPDDDVVGPVDAGWTVARATLGNESVSIGGGQGGMSIPGNLLIGAYDAHPERMADGPARIGRYIAQQQAMQLMNLRSAHRAVAGAEPGPEGAITKLVLSEIGHDSAAILHTLAGPEGAFLDGATDLSGRLVLLHRAMSIAGGTSEIKRNQIGERILGLPRDPLIN, from the coding sequence ATGTCCATCGCGATCACCGACGACCACGCCGCGCTCGCCGCATCGGTGGCGGGCTTCCTCGAACAGCACAGGTCGCGGGCAGCGGCGCGGGCCCTGCTCGACGGCGCGCCCGACGCACTTCCCGAGTTCTGGGCCGAAGCGGCCGCGCTCGGGTGGCTGGGCCTTGCCATCCCCGAAGCGCACGGCGGATCGGGGTTCGGCCTCCCCGAGGCGGTGATCGTCGCCGAGCAGCTCGGCGCGGCCATCGCGCCCGGCCCGTTCGTGCCCACCATGATCGCAGGAGCGGTCTTGTCGGCCGCCGGTTCGACGGAGCAGCGCGCCCGCCACCTGCCGGGCCTGGCAGCCGGCACGACGGTCGGCGCGGTCGCCACCGCCGGCGACGTCGAGCTCCGCGGCGCGACGGGCGCCAAGACCGCCCACGGCAACGCCGGCGTCGTGGTCAGCGGGGGCCTGGCCGACTTGCTGCTCGTGGCCGCCGGCGCCGACCTCGCGATCATCGACGCCTCGGGCGCCGGTGTCGATATCACTGTGCCGACCAACCTCGATCCCACCCGGCCCAGCGCCCGCGTGCAGCTCGACGGCGCGCGGGCCGACGTCGTGCCCGGCGGGCGACGCATCCTCATCGACCTGGCGCGCGTCCTGTTCGCCGCCGAAGCCACCGGTATCGCCCGCGCGTGCACCGATCAGGCCGCCGCGTACGCCAAGGAGCGCAAGCAGTTCGGGCGGGTGATCGCCACGTTCCAGGCGGTGAAGCACCACTGCGCCAACATGGCGGTGGCCACGGAGCTGGCGACCGCCGCGGTGTGGGACGCAGCACGCGCTGCAGCATCGGATGGCGACCAGCTCACGTACCTGGCCGCCGTCGCCGCCAGCCTCGCCGTCACGGCAGCCGAGCTCGACGCGCAGCTCAACACCCAGGTCCACGGGGGGATCGGGTTCACGTGGGAGCACGACGCGCATCTCTACCTGCGCCGCGCGTCGACGCTGATGAGCGTGGTCGACCCAGTCGTGGCCGCGACCGAGGTCACCGACCAGGCGCGGGCGGGCACCACCCGCGACGGCCACATCGAGCTCCCGCCCGAGGCCGAGCCGATCCGAGCGGAAGTGCAGAAGTTCTTGGCCGGTCTCGACGGGCTCGACGCCGACGCTCGCCGCGACGCGCTGATCGAGTCGGGCTACGCGATGCCGCACTGGCCCAAGCCGTGGGGCCGCGATGCGAGCGCCGTCGAACAGCTCGTGATCGAACAGGAGTTCACTTCCGCTGGTGTGCAACGACCGCAGCTCGGCATCACGGGCTGGGTCATCTTGACGCTCATCCAGCATGCGACGGACGACCAGGTGACGCGCTGGGTTCGCCCGGCGCTGAACCAGGAACTGATCTGGTGCCAGCTGTTCAGCGAGCCTGATGCAGGGTCCGACGCGGCGGGCATCACCACCCGCGGCACCCGGGTCGACGGCGGTTGGCTGGTCAACGGCCAAAAGGTGTGGACCAGCGGTGCGCACCAGGCCGCATTCGGCCTGGCCACCATCCGCACGAACCCCGACGTGCCGAAGCACGAGGGGATCACCACCATGGTGATCGACCTGCACGCCGAAGGGGTCGAGGTCCGGCGGCTCAAGATGCCCACCGGCGACTCCGAGTTCAACGAGGTCTTCTTCAACGACGTGTTCGTGCCCGACGACGACGTCGTGGGTCCGGTCGACGCGGGTTGGACGGTGGCCCGCGCCACGCTCGGCAACGAGAGCGTCAGCATCGGCGGAGGTCAAGGCGGCATGTCGATTCCCGGCAACCTGCTGATCGGGGCGTACGACGCGCACCCCGAGCGGATGGCCGACGGCCCGGCCCGCATCGGTCGTTACATCGCGCAGCAACAGGCGATGCAGCTCATGAACCTACGCAGCGCGCACCGTGCGGTGGCCGGCGCCGAACCGGGTCCCGAGGGCGCGATCACCAAGCTCGTGCTGTCGGAGATCGGCCACGACTCGGCGGCCATCCTCCACACACTCGCCGGTCCCGAAGGCGCGTTCCTCGACGGCGCGACCGACCTCAGCGGTCGGCTCGTCCTGTTGCACCGAGCGATGTCGATCGCCGGTGGAACGAGCGAGATCAAGCGCAACCAGATCGGCGAGAGGATCCTCGGTCTCCCGCGCGACCCGCTGATCAACTGA
- a CDS encoding helix-turn-helix transcriptional regulator encodes MASRSGSGAGAPRRAGITPDSLGREPGEPLGRRVAALRNERGWTQQDLADRLAVSRAAVSHMEAGMSDPSERTVALLAGVFHLEPHDLVADTNYPSAKAERLPVTVARYTEVEHQLARFDADLEWLAWLDGGQAARRRVIDRWRPVLQRLSTEAHDPAERELVAEARRRLSDC; translated from the coding sequence ATGGCGTCACGATCTGGATCCGGGGCCGGCGCTCCGAGGCGGGCGGGGATCACCCCCGACTCACTCGGGCGCGAGCCGGGCGAACCGCTCGGCCGACGGGTCGCGGCCCTGCGCAACGAGCGCGGTTGGACCCAACAGGACCTCGCCGATCGCCTCGCGGTCTCGCGGGCGGCTGTGTCGCACATGGAAGCCGGGATGAGCGACCCGAGCGAACGCACGGTTGCGTTGCTCGCTGGCGTGTTCCACCTGGAGCCCCACGACCTGGTGGCCGACACGAACTACCCCTCGGCGAAAGCCGAGCGGCTGCCGGTGACCGTCGCCCGCTACACCGAGGTCGAGCACCAGCTCGCCCGCTTCGACGCCGATCTCGAATGGCTCGCCTGGCTCGACGGTGGCCAGGCCGCACGGCGCCGGGTGATCGACCGGTGGCGGCCGGTGCTGCAACGCCTGTCGACGGAGGCACACGACCCGGCCGAGCGCGAGCTCGTCGCCGAGGCTCGCCGCCGGCTGAGCGACTGCTGA
- a CDS encoding archaeosortase/exosortase family protein encodes MTASVIPARSHRSFSPPSVVLAAGLVALAALVVAANRSVRLFETSVAASVLRLTGAHQVGSLGPNVLFSAKGRYVGVALDPGCSAAFLVAPFLVLGAAMLLTGRVTVRRGLASTALAVVLVFLANQARLFVIASAIRAWGLRVGYERSHVFLGTVVSTFGVLFGALAFFYFVSRGRRGRSHRA; translated from the coding sequence ATGACCGCCAGTGTGATCCCCGCGAGGTCCCACCGCAGCTTCAGCCCGCCGTCGGTGGTGTTGGCTGCGGGCCTCGTCGCGCTGGCGGCACTCGTCGTGGCGGCCAACCGCTCGGTTCGCCTCTTCGAGACCTCGGTCGCGGCGTCGGTCCTGCGGCTCACCGGTGCGCACCAGGTCGGGTCGCTCGGCCCGAACGTGTTGTTCTCGGCAAAGGGCCGCTACGTCGGTGTCGCGCTCGACCCCGGCTGCTCGGCGGCGTTCCTCGTCGCGCCGTTCCTCGTCCTCGGCGCGGCGATGTTGCTGACGGGCCGCGTCACCGTCCGGCGTGGCCTCGCATCGACCGCGCTGGCGGTCGTGCTGGTCTTCTTGGCCAACCAGGCCCGCTTGTTCGTCATCGCATCGGCGATCCGCGCGTGGGGTCTGCGGGTCGGCTACGAGCGCAGCCACGTGTTCCTGGGCACGGTGGTGTCCACGTTCGGTGTGCTGTTCGGCGCGCTGGCGTTCTTCTACTTCGTGTCGCGGGGCCGGCGGGGGAGGTCGCATCGTGCTTAG
- a CDS encoding GDP-mannose 4,6-dehydratase: protein MKALVTGSTGFVGRHLVAHLDSCGDDVVGSDLLHDGVDICDPGAVGTLVRRVRPDAIYHLAGWADVGGSWSAPTQAFRANAEGTLNVLGAATETGVERVLAVSSADVYGKVSEAELPLTEDSPLRPVSPYAASKVAADYLGLQAWLGRQLPVLRVRAFNHLGPGQTDKFVASALASRIARAEADGTHTITVGNLSARRDFTDVRDVVRAYRLLVERGEPGAAYNVCSGTDVSVQELADDLRDLARLPITFETDPDLLRPVDVPVLRGDHARLTAATGWEPEIPLHRTLVDLLDDWRKRVANP from the coding sequence GTGGTGGGCAGCGATCTGCTCCACGACGGCGTCGACATCTGCGATCCCGGCGCGGTGGGCACCCTCGTGCGCAGGGTGCGGCCCGACGCCATCTACCACTTGGCCGGCTGGGCCGACGTGGGAGGCTCGTGGTCGGCACCGACCCAGGCGTTTCGCGCCAACGCCGAAGGCACGCTGAACGTGCTGGGCGCGGCGACCGAGACCGGGGTGGAACGGGTGCTCGCCGTGTCCAGCGCCGACGTGTACGGGAAGGTCAGCGAAGCCGAGTTGCCGCTGACCGAGGACTCCCCGCTGCGCCCCGTCAGCCCCTATGCCGCCAGCAAGGTGGCAGCCGACTACCTCGGTCTCCAAGCCTGGTTGGGTCGGCAGCTGCCGGTGTTGCGGGTGCGGGCGTTCAACCATCTCGGTCCCGGTCAGACCGACAAGTTCGTGGCCTCGGCGCTGGCTTCACGGATCGCCCGCGCCGAGGCAGATGGAACCCACACGATCACGGTCGGGAACCTGTCGGCTCGCCGCGATTTCACCGACGTGCGCGACGTGGTTCGTGCGTACCGCCTCCTCGTCGAGCGCGGAGAGCCGGGCGCGGCCTACAACGTCTGCTCCGGCACCGACGTGTCGGTCCAGGAGCTCGCCGACGACTTGCGTGACCTGGCCCGGCTACCGATCACGTTCGAGACCGATCCCGACCTGCTGCGCCCGGTCGACGTGCCGGTGCTGCGGGGCGATCACGCCCGCCTGACGGCCGCCACCGGGTGGGAGCCCGAGATCCCCTTGCACCGCACGCTCGTCGACCTGCTCGACGACTGGCGCAAGCGGGTCGCCAATCCCTGA
- a CDS encoding Ig-like domain-containing protein — protein MATGCSSSGGGVKVARTTTTAPAALVTVTPAGAATGVALDAAPNVIVEHGRITNVALAAPGGQPVPGQISPDQHTWKASPGVLVPSTTYSGTVSVRGDNGKTIAQPWSFTTSAPARELHTDSVNVWDGGVYGVGMPIIVRLNTAIPQAKRAELEQRITVTGTPTVTGAWRWFSDTELHWRPQNYWTPGTNVTVDINFAGFDVDGQTWGVDGRKISFAIGDSHISVVDAATHQMVVRTNGAVVKTMPVSTGRDKYPTKSGIHVINERAQKVIMDSATVGIPRNSPDGYYETVYWNVRISNSGEFVHAAPWSVGSQGRSNVSHGCVNVSTANAEWFFNYSRVGDVVQVVNTPEQLQPSNGYGDWQIPWAQWAS, from the coding sequence ATGGCAACCGGCTGCTCCTCCAGCGGCGGTGGGGTCAAGGTCGCCCGGACCACGACCACCGCCCCCGCGGCCCTCGTGACCGTGACCCCGGCAGGGGCCGCCACCGGAGTGGCCCTCGATGCCGCGCCGAACGTGATCGTGGAGCACGGCCGCATCACGAACGTGGCCCTGGCGGCTCCCGGTGGCCAACCCGTCCCCGGTCAGATCTCACCCGACCAGCACACGTGGAAGGCATCCCCGGGCGTGCTGGTACCGAGCACCACGTACAGCGGCACGGTCTCGGTGCGCGGCGACAACGGCAAGACCATCGCCCAACCGTGGTCGTTCACCACCTCCGCGCCCGCCCGTGAGCTGCACACCGACTCGGTGAACGTCTGGGACGGTGGCGTGTACGGCGTCGGCATGCCGATCATCGTGCGGCTCAACACCGCGATCCCCCAGGCGAAGCGTGCGGAGCTCGAACAGCGCATCACGGTCACCGGGACCCCCACGGTCACCGGCGCCTGGCGCTGGTTCAGCGACACCGAGCTGCACTGGCGCCCCCAGAACTACTGGACGCCGGGCACGAACGTCACCGTCGACATCAACTTCGCGGGTTTCGACGTCGACGGTCAGACCTGGGGCGTCGACGGGCGCAAGATCTCCTTCGCCATCGGTGACTCGCACATCTCGGTGGTCGACGCGGCAACGCACCAGATGGTGGTCCGCACCAACGGCGCCGTCGTCAAGACCATGCCGGTGTCCACCGGACGCGACAAGTACCCGACCAAGTCCGGCATCCATGTGATCAACGAGCGCGCCCAGAAGGTGATCATGGACTCGGCCACCGTCGGGATCCCCAGGAACTCACCCGACGGCTACTACGAGACCGTCTACTGGAACGTCCGCATCTCGAACTCGGGTGAGTTCGTGCATGCCGCGCCGTGGTCGGTGGGGTCGCAGGGGCGAAGCAACGTGTCGCATGGTTGCGTCAATGTCTCCACGGCCAACGCGGAGTGGTTCTTCAACTACAGCCGAGTGGGCGACGTGGTCCAGGTCGTGAACACACCCGAGCAGCTCCAACCGTCCAACGGTTACGGCGACTGGCAGATCCCGTGGGCGCAATGGGCGTCGTGA